In Parus major isolate Abel chromosome 1, Parus_major1.1, whole genome shotgun sequence, the following proteins share a genomic window:
- the RELT gene encoding tumor necrosis factor receptor superfamily member 19L isoform X1, whose amino-acid sequence MREAGFPCRRQDFHAEAGSGFGSPRMMKRSEMHWWLVTVLGVLSRAAQGAGSCSAPEPGTAGCPPGEEPTGDAAGTCRACPPGTFSPGDASCAAHTRCRAGNRILLAAGTAASDSRCGACLPGFHSPGGEREPRGRCLPCAAAPRSTPGCPGRRRARSPETPGRAPGANGTRVTLLGEEEEEAAAAQAAVLTIVPVFCAMGLLGILVCNLLKKKGYHCTASKEPQPGGTGPSSIYQLEDANEDTIGVLVRLITEKKENAAALEELLKEHQRQQLMPPSCAPLNKLHHLPQFPPACHHQQHLHTVQGPAPCARCGQKWPEALPSLSATKVPKAGAHPSEVTILSIGRFRVSRIPEVRSEAGAEPLRGPLPAGSGM is encoded by the exons ATGCGGGAGGCAGGATTTCCATGCAGGCGGCAGGATTTCCATGCGGAGGCTGGATCCGGGTTTGG GTCTCCCCGGATGATGAAGAGGAGCGAGATGCACTGGTGGCTTGTCACTGTCCTGGGG gtgctgagcagagctgcccagggggCCGGGAGCTGCAGCGCCCCGGAGCCGGGGACAGCGGGATGCCCGCCCGGAGAGGAGCCCACCGGG GATGCAGCGGGGACCTGCCGAGCTTGTCCCCCCGGCACCTTCTCCCCGGGGGACGCGTCCTGCGCCGCTCACACCCGCTGCCGCGCCGGGAACAGGATCCTGCTGGCGGCGGGGACGGCGGCGAGCGACAGCCGGTGCGGAGCCTGCCTGCCGGG GTTTCACAGCcctggaggggagagggagccCCGGGGCCGGTGCCTGCCCTGCGCCGCTGCTCCCCGCAGCACCCCGGGCTGCCCAG GCCGGCGGAGAGCCCGCAGCCCCGAAACGCCGGGCCGGGCACCGGGAGCCAACGGAACACGGGTGACCCTgctgggtgaggaggaggaggaggcggcaGCAGCGCAGGCAGCCGTGCTGACCATCGTCCCGGTCTTCTGTGCCATGGGATTGTTGGGAATCCTGGTCTGCAACCTGCTGAAGAAGAAGGGTTATCACTGCACAGCCAGCAAGGAGCCCCAGCCTGGTGGCACCG GTCCCAGCTCCATCTACCAGCTGGAGGATGCCAATGAGGACACCATCGGGGTGCTGGTGCGGCTGATCACCGAGAAGAAAG aaaatgcagcggcgctggaggagctgctgaaggagcaccagaggcagcagctgatgCCCCCGAGCTGTGCCCCCCTCAATAA gctgcaccacctgcctcagtttccccccgcctgccaccaccagcagcacctgcacacGGTGCAGGGACCGGCCCCGTGTGCCCGCTGCGGCCAGAAGTGGCCCGAGGCGCTGCCATCGCTCAGTGCCACCAAAGTCCCCAAGGCCGGAGCTCATCCCAGCGAGGTGACCATCCTCTCCATCGGCAG GTTCCGGGTGTCCCGGATCCCTGAGGTGAGGAGCGAGGCGGGGGCTGAGCCCCTCCGTGGTCCCCTCCCCGCCGGCAGCGGGATGTGA
- the RELT gene encoding tumor necrosis factor receptor superfamily member 19L isoform X2, with protein MREAGFPCRRQDFHAEAGSGSPRMMKRSEMHWWLVTVLGVLSRAAQGAGSCSAPEPGTAGCPPGEEPTGDAAGTCRACPPGTFSPGDASCAAHTRCRAGNRILLAAGTAASDSRCGACLPGFHSPGGEREPRGRCLPCAAAPRSTPGCPGRRRARSPETPGRAPGANGTRVTLLGEEEEEAAAAQAAVLTIVPVFCAMGLLGILVCNLLKKKGYHCTASKEPQPGGTGPSSIYQLEDANEDTIGVLVRLITEKKENAAALEELLKEHQRQQLMPPSCAPLNKLHHLPQFPPACHHQQHLHTVQGPAPCARCGQKWPEALPSLSATKVPKAGAHPSEVTILSIGRFRVSRIPEVRSEAGAEPLRGPLPAGSGM; from the exons ATGCGGGAGGCAGGATTTCCATGCAGGCGGCAGGATTTCCATGCGGAGGCTGGATCCGG GTCTCCCCGGATGATGAAGAGGAGCGAGATGCACTGGTGGCTTGTCACTGTCCTGGGG gtgctgagcagagctgcccagggggCCGGGAGCTGCAGCGCCCCGGAGCCGGGGACAGCGGGATGCCCGCCCGGAGAGGAGCCCACCGGG GATGCAGCGGGGACCTGCCGAGCTTGTCCCCCCGGCACCTTCTCCCCGGGGGACGCGTCCTGCGCCGCTCACACCCGCTGCCGCGCCGGGAACAGGATCCTGCTGGCGGCGGGGACGGCGGCGAGCGACAGCCGGTGCGGAGCCTGCCTGCCGGG GTTTCACAGCcctggaggggagagggagccCCGGGGCCGGTGCCTGCCCTGCGCCGCTGCTCCCCGCAGCACCCCGGGCTGCCCAG GCCGGCGGAGAGCCCGCAGCCCCGAAACGCCGGGCCGGGCACCGGGAGCCAACGGAACACGGGTGACCCTgctgggtgaggaggaggaggaggcggcaGCAGCGCAGGCAGCCGTGCTGACCATCGTCCCGGTCTTCTGTGCCATGGGATTGTTGGGAATCCTGGTCTGCAACCTGCTGAAGAAGAAGGGTTATCACTGCACAGCCAGCAAGGAGCCCCAGCCTGGTGGCACCG GTCCCAGCTCCATCTACCAGCTGGAGGATGCCAATGAGGACACCATCGGGGTGCTGGTGCGGCTGATCACCGAGAAGAAAG aaaatgcagcggcgctggaggagctgctgaaggagcaccagaggcagcagctgatgCCCCCGAGCTGTGCCCCCCTCAATAA gctgcaccacctgcctcagtttccccccgcctgccaccaccagcagcacctgcacacGGTGCAGGGACCGGCCCCGTGTGCCCGCTGCGGCCAGAAGTGGCCCGAGGCGCTGCCATCGCTCAGTGCCACCAAAGTCCCCAAGGCCGGAGCTCATCCCAGCGAGGTGACCATCCTCTCCATCGGCAG GTTCCGGGTGTCCCGGATCCCTGAGGTGAGGAGCGAGGCGGGGGCTGAGCCCCTCCGTGGTCCCCTCCCCGCCGGCAGCGGGATGTGA
- the FAM168A gene encoding protein FAM168A isoform X2 → MNPVYSPVQPGAPYGNPKNMAYTGYPTGYPTAAPAYNPNMYPTSSPGYAPATLLMKQAWPQTSSSCATEGTFHLPVDAGTENRTYQASSAAFRYTAGTPYKVPPTQSNNAPPPYSPSPNPYQTAMYPIRSAYPQQNLYTQGAYYTQPVYAAQPHVIHHTTVVQPNSIPSAIYPAPVAAPRTNGVAMGMVAGTTMAMSAGTLLTTPQHTAIGAHPVSVPTYRAQGTPTYSYVPPHW, encoded by the exons gTTATCCAACGGGCTATCCCACCGCTGCCCCGGCCTACAATCCCAACATGTATCCAACCAGCAGCCCTGGCTACGCCCCAG CCACACTTCTGATGAAGCAGGCCTGGCCCCAGACCTCCTCGTCCTGTGCCACCGAGGGCACCTTCCACCTCCCGGTGGACGCCGGCACCGAGAACAGAACCTACCAGGCTTCTTCTGCAGCATTCA GGTACACTGCGGGGACTCCCTACAAGGTCCCACCGACCCAGAGTAACAACGCCCCTCCTCCCTACTCGCCGTCTCCGAACCCGTACCAAACCGCGATGTACCCCATCAGAAGTGCCTACCCACAGCAGAACCTGTACACCCAG GGAGCTTATTACACCCAGCCCGTGTACGCGGCCCAGCCTCACGTCATCCACCACACCACGGTGGTGCAGCCCAACAGCATCCCCTCGGCCATCTACCCGGCCCCGGTGGCCGCGCCCCGCACCAACGGCGTGGCCATGGGCATGGTCGCTGGCACCACCATGGCCATGTCAGCAG GAACCTTGTTGACCACCCCCCAACACACCGCCATCGGAGCACATCCAGTGTCCGTGCCAACGTACAGGGCTCAAGGAACCCCCACCTACAGCTACGTTCCTCCACACTGGTAA